A stretch of Castanea sativa cultivar Marrone di Chiusa Pesio chromosome 2, ASM4071231v1 DNA encodes these proteins:
- the LOC142624129 gene encoding B3 domain-containing transcription factor VRN1-like, with product MSNAPHFFKIILNDSLLDGKLRIPTKFSRKYGQGMSNLAFLKLPSGAEWKVEMTEHDGEVWLKKGWQEFAKYYSVKQGHFLVFRYEGNSHFHVLIFDASATEIEYSLNSSHGEEGKLNEEFHSPKMEEIESDSAVEILGWFPPCPKRRDKSPLPCLRPHKKMKTNPTAKGLKGISTSEQCSNSKVDRRIKPLNNSKIARALQRLRASAFKPKDPYFMVVMQPSYLHPKLCLSIPIDFASRYLNKKHGDAILCISDGRKWPVKYTCQMFATKPKSFFKCGWRTFAKDNNLEVGDVCVFGLSEGTKMSFKVVIFRVNEEHCLPLPVPALDNGVNQVEPKRTLKYEFEYPSNHEIGMSSSSYKSTTKNLQHSQGNFTTEPQGTQSIDRKIIKLKRNLNSPSSMRSFEGGLNFSAKEEGRGMLHSPRCPESHGFRETQGLTYIEKARALKRACAFKSKNPYFMIVLQPSYIYGNNYLVIPIDFAKKHFSEKHGDVILQVSGSKIWSVKYNFRETYGRKRAELCSGWKAFVRDNNLEVGDVCVFELIKGIEISLKVVIFRDAKDANRHGDPGIQICWAAHVDTQGENQ from the exons ATGTCAAATGCTCCACATTTCTTCAAGATAATTCTCAACGATTCTCTGCTAGATGGGAAGCTT AGGATCCCTACAAAGTTTTCAAGGAAATATGGACAAGGAATGTCAAACTTGGCATTTCTTAAGCTTCCGAGTGGTGCAGAATGGAAAGTAGAAATGACAGAACATGATGGTGAGGTTTGGTTAAAAAAGGGTTGGCAAGAATTTGCCAAGTATTATTCTGTGAAGCAAGGACACTTCCTAGTCTTCAGATATGAAGGAAATTCCCACTTCCATGTACTCATATTTGATGCAAGTGCAACAGAAATAGAATATTCTCTTAATAGCTCTCATGGTGAGGAGGGCAAGCTTAATGAAGAATTTCACAGTCCTAAGATGGAAGAAATTGAGAGTGATAGCGCTGTTGAAATCCTAGGTTGGTTTCCACCATGCCCAAAAAGAAGGGATAAATCACCACTACCATGTCTTCGACCTCACAAGAAGATGAAAACTAATCCAACCG CAAAAGGTCTTAAAGGCATTTCTACCTCTGAGCAATGCTCGAATTCTAAGGTTGATAGAAGGATCAAGCCACTGAACAACAGCAAAATAGCTAGAGCTCTTCAGAGACTGAGAGCAAGTGCCTTCAAACCTAAAGATCCATATTTCATGGTTGTCATGCAACCATCGTACTTGCATCCTAAATTGTGCTTG AGTATACCAATCGACTTTGCAAGTAGATATTTGAATAAGAAGCATGGGGATGCCATCCTTTGCATTTCTGATGGGAGAAAATGGCCTGTTAAGTATACTTGCCAAATGTTTGctacaaaaccaaaaagtttcTTTAAATGTGGTTGGAGAACATTTGCAAAAGACAATAATCTGGAAGTAGGTGATGTTTGTGTCTTTGGACTGTCCGAGGGCACTAAAATGTCTTTCAAAGTGGTCATTTTCCGCGTCAATGAAGAACATTGCCTCCCACTGCCAGTGCCAG CTCTTGACAATGGAGTTAATCAAGTTGAACCCAAGAGAACTCTTAAATATGAATTTGAGTATCCTAGCAACCATGAAATTGGCATGTCTAGCTCCAGTTACAAATCCACAACCAAAAACCTTCAACATTCTCAAGGAAATTTCACAACTGAACCTCAAGGAACACAATCTATTGACAGGAAGATCATTAAGTTAAAGAGAAACTTAAACTCACCTAGTTCCATGCGAAGTTTTGAAG GGGGGCTTAATTTTTCTGCTAAAGAAGAAGGTAGAGGCATGCTTCATTCTCCTAGGTGCCCTGAATCTCACGGTTTTAGGGAGACGCAAGGACTGACTTACATTGAAAAAGCTAGAGCACTTAAGAGAGCTTGTGCTTTCAAATCAAAAAATCCGTATTTTATGATTGTCCTGCAACCATCATACATTTATGGTAACAACTACTTG GTTATACCTATCGACTTTGCAAAGAAACATTTCAGTGAGAAGCATGGAGATGTCATCCTTCAAGTTTCAGGAAGTAAAATTTGGTCGGTCAAATACAATTTTAGAGAAACCTATGGAAGAAAAAGAGCAGAACTTTGTAGTGGTTGGAAGGCATTTGTCCGAGATAATAACTTGGAAGTAGGTGATGTTTGTGTATTTGAGCTTATAAAGGGCATTGAAATTTCACTGAAAGTTGTCATTTTCCGAGACGCTAAAGATGCAAATAGGCACGGGGATCCAG GCATCCAAATTTGTTGGGCCGCCCATGTGGATACACAAGGAGAGAATCAGTAA